The Streptomyces sp. Mut1 genome window below encodes:
- a CDS encoding M16 family metallopeptidase gives MPMGHTATAQAGSGGLTATEHRLANGLRVVLSEDHLTPVAAVCLWYDVGSRHEVKGRTGLAHLFEHLMFQGSGQVKGNGHFELVQGAGGSLNGTTSFERTNYFETMPTHQLELALWLEADRMGSLLAALDDESMENQRDVVKNERRQRYDNVPYGTAFERLTALAYPEGHPYHHTPIGSMADLDAATLEDARTFFRTYYAPNNAVLSVVGDIDSEQTLAWIEKYFGSIPSHDGKQPPRDGALPPIMGGQLREEVREEVPARALMAAYRLPHDGTRECDAADLALTVLGGGESSRLHNRLVRRDRTAVAAGFGLLRLAGAPSLGWLDVKTSGGVEVAGIESAVDEELARFAEEGPTPEEMERAQAQLEREWLDRLGTVAGRADELCRYAVLFGDPQLALTAVNRVLDVTADEVKAAARAQLRPDNRAVLVYEPVEPETAEEAEAAATDTDAHEGADQ, from the coding sequence ATGCCCATGGGTCACACGGCCACAGCCCAGGCCGGCTCCGGCGGCTTGACAGCGACCGAGCACCGTCTGGCCAACGGCCTGCGCGTGGTGCTCTCCGAGGACCATCTGACCCCGGTCGCGGCGGTGTGCCTCTGGTACGACGTCGGCTCGCGCCACGAGGTCAAGGGGCGCACCGGTCTCGCGCACCTCTTCGAGCACCTGATGTTCCAGGGGTCCGGCCAGGTCAAGGGGAACGGGCACTTCGAGCTGGTGCAGGGCGCCGGCGGCTCGCTCAACGGGACCACCAGCTTCGAGCGGACCAACTACTTCGAGACGATGCCCACGCACCAGCTGGAGCTGGCCCTGTGGCTCGAAGCCGACCGGATGGGCTCGCTGCTCGCCGCGCTCGACGACGAGTCCATGGAGAACCAGCGCGACGTCGTCAAGAACGAGCGCCGCCAGCGCTACGACAACGTCCCGTACGGCACCGCGTTCGAGCGGCTCACGGCTCTCGCCTACCCCGAGGGCCACCCGTACCACCACACCCCGATCGGCTCGATGGCCGACCTGGACGCGGCGACCCTGGAGGACGCGCGCACGTTCTTCCGTACGTACTACGCGCCGAACAACGCGGTGCTGTCCGTCGTCGGTGACATCGACTCCGAGCAGACCCTCGCCTGGATCGAGAAGTACTTCGGCTCCATCCCGTCCCACGACGGCAAGCAGCCGCCGCGCGACGGCGCGCTGCCCCCGATCATGGGCGGCCAGCTGCGCGAGGAGGTCCGCGAGGAGGTTCCGGCGCGCGCCCTGATGGCCGCCTACCGGCTGCCCCACGACGGCACCCGCGAGTGCGACGCCGCGGATCTCGCGCTGACCGTGCTGGGCGGCGGCGAGTCCTCCCGGCTGCACAACCGCCTGGTCCGGCGTGACCGTACGGCCGTGGCCGCCGGATTCGGGCTGCTCCGGCTCGCGGGCGCGCCCTCGCTGGGCTGGCTGGACGTCAAGACGTCCGGCGGTGTGGAGGTGGCCGGGATCGAGTCCGCGGTCGACGAGGAGCTGGCCCGGTTCGCCGAGGAAGGCCCCACACCCGAGGAAATGGAACGCGCCCAGGCCCAGTTGGAGCGCGAGTGGCTGGACCGGCTCGGCACGGTCGCGGGCCGCGCCGACGAACTGTGCCGCTACGCCGTGCTGTTCGGCGACCCGCAGCTCGCGCTGACCGCGGTCAACCGGGTGCTCGACGTCACGGCGGACGAGGTCAAGGCGGCCGCCCGCGCCCAGCTGCGCCCCGACAACCGGGCGGTGCTGGTCTACGAACCGGTCGAGCCCGAGACCGCCGAAGAGGCGGAGGCCGCCGCCACCGACACCGACGCGCACGAAGGGGCGGACCAGTGA
- a CDS encoding M16 family metallopeptidase, which yields MQYHPRPAPGAARPWAFPAPERGSLPNGLTVLRCHRPGQQVVAVEIFLDAPLDTEPEGLDGVATIMSRALSEGTDKQSAEEFAAELERCGATLDAHADHPGVRVSLEVPASRLAKALGLVAEALRAPAFSDSEVERLVRNRLDEIPHEQANPARRAAKQLSKELFPASARMSRPRLGTEETVARIDAAAVRAFYDAHIRPSTATAVVVGDLTGIDLDALLADTLGDWSGNAGRARPFPPITADDTGRVVIVDRPGAVQTQLLIGRIGADRHDSVWPAQVLGTYCLGGTLTSRLDRVLREEKGYTYGVRAFAQVLRSGAVDSASGATGAAMLAISGSVDTESTGPALDDLWKVLRTLAAEGLTDAERETAVQNLVGVAPLKFETAASVASTLADQVEQHLPDDYQATLYARLAETGTVEATAAVVSAFPVDRLVTVLVGDASRIEEPVRALGIGEVTVVSG from the coding sequence ATGCAGTACCACCCCCGGCCCGCCCCCGGCGCGGCCCGCCCCTGGGCCTTCCCCGCCCCCGAGCGCGGCTCCCTGCCCAACGGGCTCACCGTGCTGCGCTGCCACCGCCCCGGCCAGCAGGTCGTCGCCGTCGAGATCTTCCTCGACGCCCCGCTGGACACCGAGCCCGAGGGCCTGGACGGCGTGGCCACGATCATGTCGCGCGCCCTGTCCGAGGGCACCGACAAGCAGAGCGCCGAGGAGTTCGCCGCCGAGCTGGAGCGGTGCGGCGCCACGCTCGACGCCCACGCCGACCATCCCGGTGTCCGGGTCTCCCTGGAGGTCCCGGCCTCCCGGCTGGCCAAGGCGCTCGGGCTGGTCGCCGAGGCGCTGCGGGCGCCGGCGTTCAGCGACAGCGAGGTCGAGCGCCTCGTGCGCAACCGCCTGGACGAGATCCCGCACGAGCAGGCGAATCCGGCCCGCCGCGCGGCCAAGCAGCTCTCCAAGGAGCTCTTCCCGGCCTCGGCCCGCATGTCGCGGCCCCGTCTGGGCACCGAGGAGACCGTGGCGCGGATCGACGCCGCGGCCGTGCGCGCCTTCTACGACGCGCACATCCGCCCGTCCACCGCGACCGCCGTCGTGGTCGGCGACCTGACCGGCATCGATCTGGACGCGCTGCTCGCCGACACCCTCGGCGACTGGTCGGGGAACGCCGGCCGGGCCCGCCCCTTCCCGCCGATCACGGCCGATGACACTGGCCGGGTGGTGATCGTGGACCGCCCCGGCGCGGTGCAGACGCAACTGCTCATCGGCCGCATCGGCGCCGACCGCCACGACAGCGTGTGGCCCGCCCAGGTGCTCGGCACGTACTGCCTGGGCGGCACGCTCACCTCCCGGCTCGACCGGGTGCTGCGCGAGGAGAAGGGCTACACCTACGGCGTACGGGCCTTCGCCCAGGTGCTGCGCTCCGGCGCGGTGGACTCCGCCTCGGGCGCGACGGGCGCGGCGATGCTCGCCATCAGCGGCTCCGTGGACACCGAGTCCACCGGACCGGCGCTGGACGACCTCTGGAAGGTCCTGCGGACGCTGGCCGCCGAGGGTCTGACGGACGCCGAGCGCGAGACCGCCGTGCAGAACCTCGTGGGCGTCGCCCCGCTGAAGTTCGAGACGGCGGCCTCCGTCGCGAGCACCCTCGCCGACCAGGTGGAACAGCACCTTCCGGACGACTACCAGGCGACGCTGTACGCCCGCCTCGCCGAGACCGGCACCGTCGAGGCGACCGCGGCCGTGGTCAGCGCCTTCCCGGTGGACCGGCTGGTCACGGTCCTGGTCGGTGACGCCTCGCGCATCGAGGAGCCGGTCAGGGCCCTCGGGATCGGAGAGGTGACGGTCGTCAGCGGCTGA
- a CDS encoding M23 family metallopeptidase codes for MAFTRATGKHRAPGRLTRTGAKAVGVATLAATGVIGSLASPALAAGASPAPAADETGLAQIMSIENTLADRIDAQAAAQQHQADVAQKKAAAEAEAKKKAEAKKKAEAKKKAAEKAARAKAKAEAAARAEEARESTSRAARSSARATPGTSYQLPVAGSYVTTGYKSSGSLWSSGSHSGIDFHAASGSSVVAVGAGTVVEAGWGGAYGNNIVLRMTDGTYTQYGHLSSIGVAVGQSVGAGQRIGLSGSTGNSTGPHLHFEARTTPSYGSDMDPVAYLRAHGVTV; via the coding sequence ATGGCGTTCACCCGTGCCACCGGGAAGCACCGTGCCCCGGGCCGTCTGACGCGTACCGGCGCCAAGGCCGTCGGCGTCGCGACGCTCGCCGCCACCGGCGTCATCGGCTCCCTGGCCTCCCCGGCTCTCGCCGCCGGGGCCTCCCCGGCCCCCGCCGCCGACGAGACCGGTCTCGCCCAGATCATGTCCATCGAGAACACCCTCGCCGACCGGATCGACGCACAGGCCGCCGCGCAGCAGCACCAGGCCGACGTCGCCCAGAAGAAGGCCGCCGCCGAGGCGGAGGCGAAGAAGAAGGCCGAGGCGAAGAAGAAGGCCGAGGCGAAGAAGAAGGCCGCGGAGAAGGCCGCCAGGGCCAAGGCGAAGGCCGAGGCGGCCGCCCGTGCCGAGGAGGCGCGCGAGAGCACGTCCCGCGCGGCCCGCTCCTCCGCCCGCGCCACCCCGGGCACGTCCTACCAGCTCCCCGTCGCCGGCTCCTACGTGACCACCGGCTACAAGTCCAGCGGCTCGCTGTGGTCCTCCGGCAGCCACTCCGGCATCGACTTCCACGCCGCCTCCGGCAGCTCCGTCGTCGCCGTCGGCGCCGGTACGGTCGTCGAGGCCGGCTGGGGCGGGGCGTACGGCAACAACATCGTGCTCCGGATGACGGACGGCACGTACACCCAGTACGGCCACCTCTCCTCGATCGGCGTCGCCGTCGGCCAGAGCGTCGGTGCCGGGCAGCGGATCGGGCTCTCCGGCTCCACCGGGAACTCCACCGGCCCGCACCTCCACTTCGAGGCCCGCACCACCCCCTCGTACGGCTCCGACATGGACCCGGTCGCCTACCTGCGCGCCCACGGCGTCACCGTCTGA
- a CDS encoding GntR family transcriptional regulator — MRVPAHSVCTAIRDDIVSGVFERGGRLTEEVLARRYGVSRVPVREALRTLESEGFVVTRRHAGACVAEPSEQEAADLLEVRMLLEPLGAARAALRRTDAHLKVLRGLVRLGQERARRGEGEDLRSLGGWFHETLAQASGSPGLIALLTQLRHKIAWMYAVDQPARPADAWAEHGALVDAVARGDAERARALAAQLAERAGATHRLRHPARPATVPRATRVRTSQRAVNTASGRN; from the coding sequence ATGCGTGTTCCAGCGCATTCGGTATGCACGGCAATCCGTGACGACATCGTCTCCGGTGTCTTCGAACGCGGCGGCCGGCTCACCGAGGAGGTGCTCGCGCGGCGTTACGGGGTTTCCCGCGTCCCCGTACGGGAAGCGCTGCGCACCCTGGAGTCCGAGGGCTTCGTGGTCACCCGCAGACACGCCGGAGCCTGCGTCGCCGAGCCGTCCGAGCAGGAGGCCGCCGACCTCCTGGAGGTCCGCATGCTGCTGGAACCGCTCGGCGCGGCCCGTGCCGCCCTGCGCCGCACCGACGCCCACCTCAAGGTGCTGCGCGGCCTGGTCAGACTCGGCCAGGAGCGCGCCCGCCGGGGCGAGGGCGAGGACCTGCGCTCCCTCGGCGGCTGGTTCCACGAGACGCTCGCCCAGGCATCCGGCAGCCCCGGCCTCATCGCCCTGCTCACCCAGCTGCGGCACAAGATCGCCTGGATGTACGCGGTCGACCAGCCGGCCCGCCCGGCCGACGCCTGGGCCGAGCACGGCGCGCTCGTGGACGCCGTGGCGCGCGGCGACGCGGAGCGGGCGAGGGCCCTGGCCGCGCAGCTCGCCGAACGGGCGGGCGCCACGCACCGGCTGCGCCACCCCGCGCGGCCGGCCACCGTCCCCCGCGCCACCCGTGTGAGGACCTCGCAACGTGCCGTGAACACCGCGAGCGGCCGGAATTAA
- a CDS encoding HPr family phosphocarrier protein, with protein sequence MAERRVNVGWAEGLHARPASIFVRAATASGVPVTIAKADGNPVNAASMLAVLGLGAQGGEEIVLASDADNAEAALDRLAKLVAEGLEELPETV encoded by the coding sequence ATGGCTGAGCGCCGCGTCAACGTCGGTTGGGCCGAGGGCCTGCACGCCCGCCCCGCTTCCATCTTCGTCCGTGCCGCTACGGCTTCCGGCGTTCCCGTCACCATCGCCAAGGCGGACGGCAACCCGGTGAACGCGGCCTCCATGCTCGCGGTGCTCGGGCTCGGGGCGCAGGGCGGCGAGGAGATCGTCCTCGCGTCCGACGCGGACAACGCCGAGGCCGCTCTGGACCGTCTGGCCAAGCTGGTCGCCGAGGGGCTCGAGGAGCTTCCGGAGACCGTCTGA